From the genome of Campylobacter magnus, one region includes:
- a CDS encoding TolC family protein, which yields MKYIFLAFLAFFMTACATKALNYDPKDIKRDYNATWQYKFNIAELDSLITEALKNNEDLETASLNLYQAMLRANIALSDLAPTPSASTRASSNRDIKAGGAAARSFTADASLSWELDIFGRIYDGYESARFGAIASSLSLEDVRESLVNSVISAYFNILYLNEQKANLLLNYENMLKLHEIVKIKESLGREEPLALSQSAGNLLSLQNSLNNADKDLNASFESLKNLTRTQFLPSAKISEISLPKADLGTISAENNDGELNISWLSRLSSRPDVNMALAQLNAGFYDYKASQKDFLPRINLGGSLSSSSGKISDAYTFNLLSGNVSISLPFLNFYKLSQNLKISEAEFNKLRLNYEKTLANAVNEALRFASDYELDSQSLLNSENIITEREKILAIYEQKYSLGRAELKDLLSAQNDLLSAKNSLANMKYQVLRDLIGFYKASAY from the coding sequence ATGAAATATATTTTTTTAGCATTTTTGGCTTTTTTTATGACAGCTTGTGCGACCAAAGCTCTAAACTACGACCCAAAAGACATAAAGCGTGATTATAACGCCACTTGGCAGTATAAGTTTAATATCGCTGAGCTTGATAGCCTTATTACTGAGGCTTTAAAAAATAACGAGGACTTAGAAACTGCTAGCCTAAATCTCTACCAAGCAATGCTAAGAGCAAATATCGCTCTAAGCGACCTTGCCCCAACGCCAAGTGCTAGCACAAGGGCTAGCTCAAACCGTGATATAAAAGCAGGTGGCGCAGCAGCTAGGAGCTTTACAGCCGATGCTTCTCTTAGCTGGGAGCTTGATATTTTTGGGCGTATTTATGATGGTTATGAGAGTGCGAGATTTGGGGCTATTGCTAGCTCGCTCAGTTTAGAAGATGTGCGAGAAAGCCTTGTAAATAGCGTAATTTCAGCGTATTTTAATATCTTGTATCTAAACGAACAAAAGGCAAATTTGCTACTAAATTACGAAAATATGCTAAAACTGCATGAAATCGTAAAAATAAAAGAAAGCCTAGGGCGAGAAGAGCCTTTGGCTTTGTCACAAAGCGCTGGGAACTTGCTAAGCCTACAAAATAGCCTAAATAACGCTGATAAAGACCTAAATGCTAGCTTTGAGAGCCTAAAAAACCTTACTCGCACGCAGTTTTTGCCAAGTGCTAAAATTAGCGAAATTTCTTTGCCAAAGGCTGATTTAGGCACAATTAGCGCAGAAAATAACGATGGTGAGCTAAATATATCGTGGCTTTCTCGCCTTAGCTCTCGCCCTGATGTAAATATGGCACTAGCTCAGCTAAATGCTGGATTTTACGACTACAAAGCTAGCCAAAAGGACTTTTTGCCTCGCATAAATCTAGGTGGCTCGCTCTCTAGCAGCAGCGGCAAAATCAGCGATGCTTATACCTTTAACCTACTTAGTGGCAATGTGAGCATTAGCCTACCATTTCTTAATTTTTACAAACTTAGCCAAAACTTAAAAATCTCAGAAGCCGAGTTTAATAAATTGCGCCTAAACTACGAAAAAACACTAGCAAATGCTGTAAATGAAGCCCTGCGCTTTGCAAGTGATTATGAACTAGATAGCCAGAGCCTTTTAAATAGCGAGAATATTATCACTGAGAGAGAAAAAATCCTAGCTATTTATGAGCAAAAATACTCTCTTGGCAGAGCCGAGCTAAAAGATTTGCTAAGCGCACAAAATGACTTGCTAAGTGCGAAAAACTCGCTAGCGAATATGAAATATCAGGTTTTAAGGGACTTGATAGGCTTTTATAAAGCCAGTGCTTACTAG
- a CDS encoding ComEC/Rec2 family competence protein has product MDLFENKKEIIYFFLIAGLIFALNVGLKYYNFTKIKAKPYLSSQATLLASEQKLSKNGKVYYSNIFATPDFRIYSYAKAKLEKGAYSIKIPTKKLDFKSYLKGMFFSAVFDIKAISTAPTLRQKLVNLVSAQHQSPKAGELYSALFFATPLSKELRSEITNWGIAHLLAISGFHLGLLFAIFYFLLKRPYSYFQQRFFPYRNRDIDLSLFILALGAFYLWILDFTPSFFRSYLMSVFGFILLVRGIKIFAFGTLFLCVVFALCSSPSLIFSIGFYFSCLGVFFILVYIRHFGEYSDFKSKAKMLAHALCFELFVFSAMNIPVFYFFPQASIFQLSVIVLSYAFVVFYPLSIALHLFGFGGLMDSYLLDFLAYATKGGEIFIPTWLFVLFNLSLLFAVRYKYCAVFVALSGAFIYFLGLFI; this is encoded by the coding sequence ATGGATCTCTTTGAAAACAAAAAAGAAATTATTTATTTTTTCCTTATCGCTGGGCTGATTTTTGCCCTTAACGTGGGGCTAAAATACTATAATTTTACCAAAATCAAAGCCAAACCCTACCTTAGCAGCCAAGCTACCTTGCTTGCTAGCGAGCAAAAGCTTAGCAAAAACGGCAAGGTTTATTACTCAAATATCTTTGCTACACCTGATTTTCGCATTTACAGCTACGCAAAAGCCAAGCTAGAAAAAGGCGCATATAGCATAAAAATACCTACAAAAAAGCTAGATTTTAAATCCTACTTAAAAGGCATGTTTTTTAGTGCAGTTTTTGATATAAAGGCTATTAGCACCGCCCCAACCCTGCGCCAAAAGCTAGTAAATCTAGTATCAGCTCAACACCAAAGCCCCAAAGCTGGCGAGCTATATTCAGCATTATTTTTTGCCACACCACTTTCAAAAGAGCTTAGAAGCGAGATTACAAACTGGGGGATTGCGCATTTACTAGCCATTTCTGGCTTTCATCTAGGCTTGCTTTTTGCGATTTTTTATTTTTTGTTAAAAAGACCTTATAGCTATTTTCAGCAAAGATTTTTCCCATATAGAAACAGAGATATTGATTTAAGCCTTTTTATTTTGGCTTTGGGGGCGTTTTATTTGTGGATTTTGGACTTTACGCCAAGCTTTTTTAGAAGCTACTTGATGAGCGTTTTTGGCTTTATTTTGCTTGTGCGAGGCATAAAGATTTTTGCTTTTGGCACCCTGTTTCTTTGCGTAGTTTTTGCGCTTTGTAGCTCGCCAAGCCTTATTTTTAGCATAGGCTTTTATTTTTCGTGCTTGGGCGTGTTTTTTATACTTGTTTATATTAGGCATTTTGGTGAGTATAGCGACTTTAAAAGCAAGGCAAAAATGCTCGCTCACGCCCTATGCTTTGAGCTTTTTGTATTCTCAGCAATGAATATCCCAGTATTTTACTTTTTTCCGCAAGCTAGCATTTTTCAGCTTAGTGTGATAGTACTTAGCTACGCTTTTGTCGTGTTTTATCCACTTAGTATAGCTTTACATCTTTTTGGCTTTGGTGGGCTAATGGATAGTTATTTACTAGATTTTTTAGCCTACGCGACAAAAGGCGGCGAGATTTTTATCCCTACTTGGCTTTTTGTGCTTTTTAATCTATCTCTACTCTTTGCTGTGAGATATAAATACTGCGCTGTTTTTGTAGCACTTAGTGGGGCGTTTATTTATTTTTTGGGACTTTTTATATAG
- the ilvA gene encoding threonine ammonia-lyase — MLELEKIKAAHETIKDFVYKTPFSLSTRMSKAMDAKIYLKEENLQITGAYKVRGAFNKIANLSPEQKKKGVVAASAGNHAQGVAISATHFGVRSTIIMPEAAPLLKVAGTKALGAEVILKGNNFDEAYAFALEYAKEHDMCFVHPFEDELVQAGQGTIALEVLAKVENPDYIVVPIGGGGLISGVGSCIKQLSPNTKIIGVQSSGAPAMSKSFAAKKQINSSSVRTIADGIAVRDASKLTLKTILEVVDEIVEVSDDEIANAILYLLESQKIVVEGAGAVGVAALFERKFCFEPGSSIVIVLSGGNIDVQMLNVIIEKGLIKSSRKMIINVTLIDKPGALQGLTSVLTGTGANIVKIDYDRFSTKLSYGDAMIKITLETKGKEHQENVSSALRAAGYEFYEEF; from the coding sequence ATGTTAGAACTAGAAAAAATCAAAGCCGCCCACGAGACCATAAAAGACTTCGTTTACAAAACCCCTTTTTCGCTCTCAACTCGCATGAGCAAGGCAATGGATGCAAAAATCTACCTAAAAGAAGAAAATCTGCAAATCACCGGTGCTTATAAGGTGCGAGGGGCGTTTAACAAAATCGCAAACCTAAGTCCTGAACAAAAGAAAAAAGGCGTCGTAGCAGCAAGTGCTGGCAATCACGCCCAAGGCGTAGCAATCAGCGCAACGCACTTTGGCGTTCGCTCCACTATCATCATGCCAGAAGCTGCCCCACTGCTAAAAGTAGCAGGTACAAAAGCCCTAGGCGCAGAAGTCATACTAAAGGGCAATAACTTTGATGAGGCCTACGCCTTTGCGCTAGAATACGCAAAAGAACACGATATGTGCTTTGTGCATCCTTTTGAGGACGAACTAGTCCAAGCAGGGCAGGGGACAATAGCCCTTGAAGTGCTAGCTAAGGTGGAAAATCCTGATTATATCGTAGTGCCAATAGGTGGCGGCGGGCTAATTAGCGGCGTGGGCTCATGTATAAAACAGCTAAGCCCAAATACCAAAATAATCGGCGTTCAAAGCAGCGGCGCACCTGCTATGAGCAAGAGCTTTGCTGCTAAAAAGCAAATAAACTCAAGTTCTGTTCGCACTATCGCTGATGGTATTGCGGTGCGTGATGCTAGCAAGCTTACTTTAAAGACGATCTTAGAGGTGGTTGATGAGATAGTAGAGGTAAGCGACGATGAGATAGCAAATGCGATTTTATACCTGCTAGAGAGCCAAAAAATCGTAGTAGAGGGCGCTGGGGCTGTGGGCGTGGCGGCTTTGTTTGAGCGAAAGTTTTGCTTTGAGCCGGGTAGCTCTATTGTGATAGTGCTAAGTGGCGGAAACATCGATGTACAAATGCTAAATGTCATCATAGAAAAAGGTCTAATCAAATCAAGCCGCAAAATGATAATAAATGTAACGTTAATAGACAAGCCAGGCGCCTTACAAGGCCTTACCTCAGTGCTAACAGGAACTGGCGCAAATATCGTAAAAATAGACTATGATAGATTCTCAACCAAGCTAAGCTACGGAGATGCGATGATAAAAATCACGCTTGAGACTAAGGGCAAAGAACACCAAGAAAATGTAAGCTCTGCGCTAAGGGCAGCTGGATATGAGTTTTATGAGGAGTTTTAG
- a CDS encoding multiheme c-type cytochrome, which translates to MKFVFFAVFLAVFAHGVDGFMDAIECNTCHRTQTNFWKKSRHANHDSELYIAVLEAVAKQTDTLKIEVLSLCSRCHNPELAMNKNLNTYMFSKILGIENSATREIDEVAKSTSKISNVTCSFCHSIDSIKPNPHGSLAGSELVEWIKEENTFSGPFASNVNEFHKNVQKDIFRSDQICLACHNQVSMKDKNGKPLIISSYTTGDEMIDLSKNCTDCHMSEIQKNLSVSGAEIAELREVREHRFAGGHDMSQVRSAFRYEYDKESKSIFIQNTSPHMVPTGFGGRLLEFVFSYEDKKGNTLVQSETRTFGAHYKKNGRPALQYLADSMQDERLEGLEKKQIKLNPPKDAYKVNIKINYHFISPELIKEYDLKISPKAAGPMVIEYQNGGSFVLE; encoded by the coding sequence ATGAAATTTGTATTTTTTGCTGTTTTTTTGGCTGTTTTTGCACATGGTGTAGATGGATTTATGGATGCGATTGAATGCAACACATGCCACCGCACTCAAACAAACTTTTGGAAAAAAAGTAGGCACGCAAACCATGACTCAGAGCTATACATAGCAGTGCTAGAAGCTGTAGCAAAGCAAACAGATACCCTAAAAATAGAAGTGCTCTCACTGTGTTCAAGGTGCCACAATCCAGAATTAGCAATGAACAAAAATCTAAACACCTATATGTTCTCAAAAATCCTAGGCATTGAAAACTCAGCCACAAGAGAAATAGACGAAGTAGCAAAAAGTACAAGCAAAATTAGCAATGTAACCTGCTCGTTTTGCCACAGTATAGATTCTATCAAGCCAAATCCACACGGCTCTTTAGCCGGCTCTGAGCTAGTAGAGTGGATAAAAGAAGAAAACACTTTCTCAGGGCCTTTTGCCTCAAATGTAAATGAATTTCACAAAAATGTACAAAAAGATATATTTAGAAGTGATCAAATCTGCCTAGCCTGTCACAACCAAGTGTCAATGAAAGACAAAAACGGCAAGCCTCTTATCATATCATCTTATACCACAGGTGATGAAATGATAGATCTAAGCAAAAACTGCACCGACTGCCACATGAGCGAAATACAAAAAAATCTCTCAGTTAGCGGCGCTGAAATAGCAGAACTTAGAGAGGTAAGAGAGCATAGATTTGCAGGCGGACACGATATGTCGCAGGTGCGTAGCGCATTTCGCTACGAATACGACAAAGAAAGCAAGAGCATTTTTATCCAAAACACCTCGCCGCACATGGTGCCAACAGGCTTTGGCGGAAGGCTTTTGGAGTTTGTCTTTAGCTACGAGGATAAAAAAGGCAATACCTTAGTCCAGAGTGAAACTAGAACCTTTGGCGCGCACTACAAAAAAAATGGTCGCCCAGCACTACAATACCTAGCTGATAGCATGCAAGATGAGCGCCTAGAAGGCTTAGAGAAAAAGCAGATCAAGCTAAACCCGCCAAAAGATGCATATAAGGTAAATATAAAAATAAATTATCATTTCATAAGCCCTGAGCTAATAAAAGAATACGACCTAAAAATCTCGCCAAAAGCAGCAGGTCCTATGGTAATCGAGTATCAAAACGGCGGTTCGTTTGTTTTAGAGTGA
- the metE gene encoding 5-methyltetrahydropteroyltriglutamate--homocysteine S-methyltransferase: MSKSYVTGFGRIGEQRELKFALEAYWAGKSDFASVENVAKELRKRHWQYQKDAGIDFISVGDFSYYDIMLDHSIAFGAIPARFAGLSGEELYFSMCRGNKGAVAMEMTKWFNTNYHYIVPELNASTSFKLDASKYINEYKEAKALGINAKLNLIGPFTYLALSKTNDGSDAFSHLDALVSVYCELIAEIAKLDDEVVIQLDEPIFVTDRASDLAPRLKGVYDKICAAASNAKIIFMTYFEKAPEATEQIVKTGVWAVGLDLVHNSECQRPSIKLIKDANKVLFAGIINGRNIWVADLEERKAKVGRLLDQIESERLYIGTSCSLLHVPFTLKYEENLAIKEWLSFAVEKLDEIVILTAFANGKELCARCSEIYEKNKIAIANRKTSSLVNDAAVQERVKNLSKFERETPFSERIKVQHKLFNLPSLPTTTIGSFPQTAELRAVRNAFKKGEIDKAKYESEIKKYIDDCVAFQESIGLDVLVHGEPERNDMVEYFGEQLKGYAFSKNGWVQSYGSRCVKPPLLFGDVSRPNPMTVDWITYAQSKTKKIMKGMLTGPVTIMNWSFVRDDMPRSEVVKQLALCIYDEINDLQKAGIKIIQVDEAAFKEGYPLRKENIGDYESFAVNSFKLSVSCAEAKTQIHTHMCYSEFNDIIKTIEAMDADVISIETARSGNELLKIFKSVGYKQEVGPGVYDIHSPRVPSVSEIEEQIKAILEVLPKEQLWINPDCGLKTRKWEEVKPSLENMVKAVIASR; this comes from the coding sequence ATGTCAAAATCATATGTAACTGGCTTTGGTCGCATAGGCGAACAAAGAGAGCTAAAATTTGCGCTTGAGGCGTACTGGGCTGGCAAAAGCGATTTTGCTAGCGTAGAAAATGTAGCAAAAGAATTACGCAAAAGACACTGGCAATACCAAAAAGACGCTGGCATTGACTTTATCAGCGTTGGAGATTTTTCTTATTATGATATTATGCTTGATCACAGCATTGCTTTTGGTGCTATTCCAGCTAGATTTGCTGGGCTTAGTGGCGAGGAGTTGTATTTTAGCATGTGCCGTGGAAACAAAGGCGCAGTTGCTATGGAGATGACAAAGTGGTTTAATACAAACTACCACTACATCGTGCCTGAACTAAATGCTAGCACAAGCTTTAAACTAGATGCTAGCAAATACATAAATGAGTATAAAGAAGCAAAAGCACTAGGCATAAATGCTAAGCTAAATTTAATTGGACCATTTACTTATCTTGCGCTTTCAAAAACAAATGATGGAAGCGATGCTTTTTCTCACTTAGATGCGCTTGTTAGTGTGTATTGCGAGCTAATTGCTGAGATTGCTAAGCTTGATGATGAAGTAGTTATCCAGCTTGATGAGCCAATTTTTGTAACTGATAGAGCAAGTGATCTTGCCCCTCGCTTAAAAGGCGTGTATGACAAGATCTGTGCAGCTGCAAGCAACGCAAAAATCATATTTATGACATATTTTGAAAAAGCCCCAGAAGCTACTGAACAAATAGTAAAAACTGGCGTGTGGGCAGTAGGTCTAGATCTAGTTCATAACTCAGAGTGTCAACGCCCAAGCATAAAGCTAATAAAAGATGCTAACAAGGTGCTATTTGCTGGAATTATAAATGGACGAAATATCTGGGTAGCTGATCTTGAAGAGCGCAAAGCAAAAGTAGGTCGCTTGCTAGATCAAATAGAGAGCGAGCGCCTATATATCGGCACTTCATGTTCACTGCTTCATGTGCCTTTTACGCTAAAATACGAAGAAAATCTAGCTATAAAAGAGTGGCTAAGCTTTGCTGTTGAAAAGCTTGATGAGATTGTGATTTTAACAGCATTTGCTAATGGTAAAGAACTATGCGCAAGATGCTCTGAAATCTATGAGAAAAACAAAATAGCTATCGCTAATCGCAAAACCTCAAGCCTAGTAAATGACGCAGCCGTACAGGAGCGTGTGAAAAATCTAAGTAAATTTGAGCGTGAGACACCATTTAGCGAGCGTATAAAAGTCCAACACAAGCTATTTAATCTACCAAGCTTGCCAACTACTACCATAGGCTCATTTCCTCAAACCGCTGAGCTAAGAGCGGTTAGAAATGCTTTCAAAAAAGGCGAGATTGATAAAGCAAAATATGAAAGCGAGATTAAAAAATACATTGATGATTGTGTGGCTTTCCAAGAAAGCATCGGTCTTGATGTGCTAGTTCACGGCGAGCCTGAGAGAAATGATATGGTTGAGTACTTTGGCGAGCAGTTAAAAGGCTATGCATTTAGCAAAAACGGCTGGGTTCAAAGCTACGGCTCTCGCTGCGTTAAGCCACCACTACTTTTTGGCGATGTAAGCAGACCAAATCCTATGACAGTAGACTGGATAACCTACGCTCAAAGCAAAACCAAAAAAATCATGAAAGGCATGCTAACAGGACCAGTCACTATAATGAACTGGAGCTTTGTTCGTGATGATATGCCACGCAGCGAGGTTGTTAAACAGCTAGCGCTTTGTATCTATGATGAGATAAACGACCTTCAAAAAGCAGGTATCAAAATCATCCAAGTAGACGAAGCAGCCTTTAAAGAAGGCTATCCACTAAGAAAAGAAAATATCGGCGATTATGAGAGTTTTGCGGTAAATAGCTTTAAGCTAAGTGTAAGCTGTGCTGAGGCAAAAACTCAAATCCACACCCATATGTGCTATTCTGAGTTTAATGATATCATTAAAACAATAGAAGCAATGGACGCTGATGTAATCAGCATAGAAACAGCAAGAAGTGGCAATGAGCTACTAAAAATCTTTAAATCAGTAGGCTATAAACAAGAAGTAGGTCCTGGTGTATACGACATCCACAGCCCAAGAGTGCCAAGCGTGAGCGAGATAGAAGAGCAAATCAAAGCTATACTAGAGGTGTTACCAAAAGAACAACTTTGGATAAACCCAGACTGCGGTCTAAAAACTCGCAAATGGGAAGAGGTAAAACCAAGCCTAGAAAATATGGTAAAAGCAGTAATAGCAAGCCGCTAA